A window of Vicinamibacterales bacterium genomic DNA:
TAATACCTCGGGTTTGCAAGTCCTCCAGCACCGATTCTAAGTCATCAACTGCCAAGGTAATATGGTGAAGGGCAGACCCACGCCGTTCTAGAAACCGAGCAACCGGGGAAGCCGGCTCAGTTGCCTCAAGAAACTCGAGTGAAGCCCCACCAGTTTCGACGTGAGTAACACGAACCTGCTGGTCAGAAACGAACTCGGTCTGCGACACCTGTAACCCTAAAACGTCACGGAAGAAGCGAAGCGCCTCATTGAGGTCTCGAACGGCTATCCCGACGTGATCCAACGTCGCTTTCATTTCAGCGCGGTATCAAGGCTTCCGATCAGCGTCGCGTTCGGCAAGGACGCGATTCATGATCGTATCAACTGCTGTGTAGGGGTCCAACTCTCGCCGTGCAAGCTGAGCCGTTACCTTGTCAAGCTCACTTGGACTTACGAGTTGTTCGACATGCCGCCAAAATGCTTCACCAAGCAAACGGCGCAGTTCACTCACCTCCAACCGATACCGCCTCTGATACCGTAAATCATCGCCGGCATATTCGCGGAATCGATCGAGCGCACCCACGAAGTCATTCACGCCATCGCCAGTCGTCGCCTGCGTCTTAACAATCGGTGGCCGCCAATGCTCGTGCGACGGTTCGTCCAGTGAGAGCATCGCCTCCAGCTGAGCAACGGTACCCTCCGCGCCACTGTGGTCGGCTTTATTGACCACAAACACGTCGGCAATCTCTAAGATTCCAGCCTTGATCGCTTGCACATCATCACCGAACCCTGGCGCAACCATCACAACCGCAATATCGGCCGCATACGTAATGTCTACCTCGGCCTGTCCAACGCCCACAGTCTCGAGGAATACAACATCGTGACCAGCAGCGTCTAATACTAACGTCGCCTCACGTGCTGCTTGAGCCAAGCCCCCAAGTCGCCCCCGGGTTGCCATACTCCTGATAAAGACACCGTCGTCACCAGCATGGGTTTGCATACGAATACGGTCACCCAATACCGCACCGCCGCTAAACGGACTGGTTGGGTCAACAGCGACGATGCCAACACGGCGTCCTCCGGATCGAAACACCTTGGCAACACGATCAACCAGTGTGCTTTTTCCGACACCTGGTGGCCCAGTCACACCTACGACCCACGCGCGGCCAGTATGACTGAAGAGTTCACGTACGAGGCGTGCACCCTCTGGCACACCTTCTTCAATCAACGAAATCGCTCGGGACACCGCCCGCGGGTCTCCACCGAGCACACGTGCAGCCAGCACACGCTCGCTCTCTGCGTCCATCGACTCGGGCAGCACTCTATCACAGGGGCTGTGCATGATTTAGCGGCTCGCACGGGACATCATCAGTCTGTTACTAGACAGATTGTGACCCCAAGGTGCGCTCCCGACGTATAATACTAGCCACGTCAGAGCCGCCACTTCCACACGCAAGGAGCGACCTAATGTTCTCACGAGCAACGTTGTGCGTCGGATTGAGCATCGTGCTCGTCAGCGCTTCAGTAGGCCATGCTCAGGAGCGGGTTTATGCCGGCGAAGGCGGCATGATGTTCCATCCAATCCTTTTGGAGAAGACTGCTGACTTTGAGGATGTGGTCACCCGCGTGCTCGATGCGATGAGTAACAGTGCCGACGAGACGCGACGTGCGCAGGCTGCAGGTTGGAAGGTATATCGAGCTACAGAGCCTGGCCCACCTGATCAAACTTCTGTTCTCTACGTATTCGTCATTGACCCCACTGTGACTGAAGCTAATTATTCAATTGGTGAACTGCTTCGACAGGAATTACCCCTTGAAGCGCAGGATCTTTGGGAGAACTTCGCAGCGTCCTACGCATATAGTCCAAGTCTGCTCAACCTGACGTTAGTCGCTGACTTCACGGAAACCGAACTGCTACCAACCGCACCCGAGGTGCCATAGCCCGCTGGCGCAGCATGCGTGTTCCTACCGGTCTTACGTGTCGGACAGCACTGACCGCAATCTTCGCTATATTCATCGTAATCGTTCCGAATAAGGCGGTAGCTGATGCCACCGTGTTTGCTGGTATGAACACGATGACCCCCCACGGCTGGGCACGCGGTTTCAGCGCGGGGCTAACCTTGCTCAACCTCGGGTTCGAGGTCGAGTACGCAAATGCTGGTGAAGATAAGTCGCAACGCACGCCTGGTCTCCAAACAGGCATGGTCAACGTCCTCGTACAAACACCGATGACGTCTAACGGTTTCCAGTTTTACGCAACAACCGGCGGCGGCCTCTACCGCGAGAGGTTCGCTGACCTACAAGAAACTCACGTGGGACTGAACGCAGGTGGTGGACTGAAGATTAGACTTACCGGTCAAATCCGTGCACGAATCGACTACCGAGTGTTTAGTCTCCGCGGCGCGCCGGTCCATTCCCGACCCCACCGGATCTACGCTGGACTCAACCTCGCCTTTTGACTTGTAGATAACCGGTCTTCACTTGTAAGCACACACGCCCATAACGAACCGACGGCTACGAACAACAAAAGTTCGTAGCCGTCGAGTATCGCTATCGTAGGAGTTCGTGGAATTATTTAATTTGTACTGTGCGAAGTTAGCAGCGGCTAATTGCTGAAGTCACTCACTAACTGCATATTAATTCTAGCCATTCCACCGGCGAACGAACCGCTGAACATACCGTAAAGCGATTGCGCCTCTCCACCGGACGGATATCCTTCTGACAGAATGGTCGAGATCGTGTAATTTGCATCTCTCACCGCTGGGTCAATAACCATAAAATAAAGCACATTCCCACCCTGTTGCGGCACATCCGTCCTGTATATTTTCCAACCCTCCGCTTGCTGCTGCCGTGTCGAGTTCTCACTGTTCTGCAACGCTTCCTTAACCTTTTGCATTACGTTTTCGAAGTCGTCAGTCTTGTCCCCTTCGATGACCGCCTGGATAAATCCAGCACCCTCATTAAAATTCGAGACTGGGTTCTGGGCTTCTGCGCGAACCAACTCCTGCACCCCAAAGCCAAACACTGCCCCGATT
This region includes:
- the mce gene encoding methylmalonyl-CoA epimerase, whose amino-acid sequence is MKATLDHVGIAVRDLNEALRFFRDVLGLQVSQTEFVSDQQVRVTHVETGGASLEFLEATEPASPVARFLERRGSALHHITLAVDDLESVLEDLQTRGIKLIDVAPRIGVGGSRIAFIHPSSTHGLLIELKQSDHAC
- the meaB gene encoding methylmalonyl Co-A mutase-associated GTPase MeaB, producing the protein MDAESERVLAARVLGGDPRAVSRAISLIEEGVPEGARLVRELFSHTGRAWVVGVTGPPGVGKSTLVDRVAKVFRSGGRRVGIVAVDPTSPFSGGAVLGDRIRMQTHAGDDGVFIRSMATRGRLGGLAQAAREATLVLDAAGHDVVFLETVGVGQAEVDITYAADIAVVMVAPGFGDDVQAIKAGILEIADVFVVNKADHSGAEGTVAQLEAMLSLDEPSHEHWRPPIVKTQATTGDGVNDFVGALDRFREYAGDDLRYQRRYRLEVSELRRLLGEAFWRHVEQLVSPSELDKVTAQLARRELDPYTAVDTIMNRVLAERDADRKP
- a CDS encoding outer membrane beta-barrel protein, producing MRVPTGLTCRTALTAIFAIFIVIVPNKAVADATVFAGMNTMTPHGWARGFSAGLTLLNLGFEVEYANAGEDKSQRTPGLQTGMVNVLVQTPMTSNGFQFYATTGGGLYRERFADLQETHVGLNAGGGLKIRLTGQIRARIDYRVFSLRGAPVHSRPHRIYAGLNLAF